The Pantoea sp. At-9b genome includes a window with the following:
- a CDS encoding DUF883 family protein, translating to MFNRTTKNEATDINQDVNELADSLEALLKSYGSEAKDEVDNARSKAQSLLKQTRAKLNGNNRVSQAARDASYQVDAYVHDKPWYGVGIGAAVGLVIGALLVSRR from the coding sequence ATGTTTAATCGAACCACTAAAAACGAAGCCACTGATATCAATCAGGATGTGAACGAACTGGCTGATTCGCTGGAAGCATTATTGAAATCCTATGGCAGCGAAGCCAAAGATGAAGTGGATAACGCGCGCAGTAAAGCACAGTCGCTGCTGAAACAGACGCGCGCTAAGCTGAATGGCAACAACCGCGTTTCCCAGGCCGCACGCGATGCGAGCTATCAGGTTGATGCCTATGTGCATGACAAGCCGTGGTACGGTGTCGGCATTGGTGCCGCTGTCGGTCTGGTGATTGGTGCACTGCTGGTCTCCCGCCGCTAA
- a CDS encoding ABC transporter permease produces MSKSQPVTPPEALPDAPRRWHNPLMVPLKAISTRLRIGLGVAFFVLFVAVWALVTFSGMVSPTFLADPITMLEQGVSLFTEYNFSLDIGMTVMRVLAGFLLAALIGVPLGIMMGAYKMWEAFLEPFVSFCRYLPASAFVPLLILWAGIGEMQKILVIFIGSFFQIVLMVAVTVSSARRDLVEAAYTLGCSNRSIVRRVLIPGAAPGIAELLRLVLGWAWTYVIVAELIGSESGIGHMIVDSQALLNTGQIIFGIIVIGCIGLVSDYLFKVANRRLFAWSNL; encoded by the coding sequence ATGAGTAAAAGCCAACCCGTAACGCCGCCTGAGGCACTGCCGGATGCGCCACGTCGCTGGCACAATCCGCTGATGGTGCCGTTAAAAGCGATCTCAACCCGGCTGCGTATTGGTCTCGGTGTGGCGTTCTTTGTGCTGTTTGTCGCGGTGTGGGCACTGGTGACGTTCAGTGGCATGGTTTCGCCCACTTTCCTGGCCGATCCCATCACCATGCTGGAGCAGGGCGTATCGCTGTTCACCGAATATAATTTCTCGCTGGATATCGGTATGACGGTGATGCGCGTACTGGCCGGATTCCTGCTGGCAGCGCTGATTGGTGTGCCGCTCGGCATCATGATGGGCGCGTACAAAATGTGGGAAGCCTTTCTCGAACCCTTTGTCTCCTTCTGCCGTTATCTGCCAGCATCGGCCTTTGTGCCGTTGCTGATCCTGTGGGCCGGTATTGGTGAGATGCAGAAGATCCTCGTCATCTTTATCGGCTCCTTTTTCCAGATTGTGTTGATGGTGGCCGTCACCGTCAGCAGCGCCCGGCGTGATTTGGTCGAAGCGGCCTATACGCTGGGTTGTAGCAATCGCTCGATCGTGCGCCGGGTGTTGATCCCCGGCGCCGCGCCAGGCATTGCAGAACTGTTGCGGTTGGTGCTGGGCTGGGCCTGGACTTATGTGATCGTCGCGGAGTTGATCGGATCGGAAAGCGGTATCGGCCATATGATCGTCGACAGCCAGGCGCTATTGAATACCGGGCAAATTATCTTTGGCATCATCGTGATTGGTTGCATCGGTCTGGTGTCGGATTATCTGTTCAAAGTCGCCAACCGGCGCTTGTTTGCATGGAGTAACCTGTGA
- a CDS encoding ABC transporter ATP-binding protein: MIELSNLSVSHKQGYELRTVVHDVTLNVKAGECFGLVGPSGCGKSSLLWVIAGLNPHWSGSMALAGTHVQPGKPFTGQLRRDVQMVFQDPYASLHPRHRLRRTLAEPLKMLKQDNIDDRINEGFRHVGLDPALADRYPHQLSGGQRQRVAIVRALLLQPKILLLDEPTSALDMSVQAEILNLLNDLKRDDGLTMVLVSHDPDVIDHMCDRAVRMAQGRIVEQLSA, encoded by the coding sequence ATGATTGAGTTATCCAACCTGAGCGTGTCGCATAAGCAGGGCTACGAGCTGCGTACCGTGGTGCATGACGTCACCCTGAACGTGAAAGCGGGCGAATGTTTTGGCCTGGTGGGGCCATCAGGCTGCGGCAAGTCGTCGTTATTGTGGGTGATCGCCGGACTGAACCCACACTGGTCAGGCAGCATGGCGCTGGCAGGCACCCACGTGCAGCCAGGCAAGCCATTTACCGGCCAGTTACGTCGTGATGTGCAAATGGTGTTTCAGGACCCCTACGCGTCACTGCATCCACGTCACCGGCTGCGCCGCACGCTGGCCGAGCCACTGAAGATGCTGAAACAGGATAATATCGACGATCGTATCAACGAAGGTTTTCGGCATGTCGGTCTCGATCCGGCGTTAGCCGATCGCTATCCGCATCAGTTGTCCGGCGGTCAGCGCCAGCGCGTGGCGATCGTGCGCGCCCTGCTGTTGCAGCCAAAGATCCTGCTGCTGGATGAGCCGACCTCCGCGCTGGATATGTCGGTACAGGCGGAGATCCTCAATCTGTTAAACGATCTGAAGCGTGATGACGGGCTGACGATGGTGCTGGTAAGCCACGATCCTGATGTTATCGATCATATGTGCGACCGCGCGGTGCGTATGGCTCAGGGGCGGATTGTTGAACAGTTAAGTGCCTAA
- a CDS encoding DUF2002 family protein, whose product MYLRPDEVARVLEKAGFEMDTLTPKIYGYRRGDNYVYVNREARMGRTALIIHPTLKEKSLNFAEPASEMKTCDHYTQFPLYLAGDSQEHYGIPHGFSSRIALERYLQGVFGA is encoded by the coding sequence ATGTATTTACGACCGGATGAGGTAGCGCGCGTACTGGAAAAAGCAGGGTTCGAAATGGATACCCTTACGCCCAAAATCTATGGTTATCGTCGTGGCGACAATTATGTCTACGTCAACCGTGAAGCCCGTATGGGGCGCACGGCCCTGATCATCCACCCCACGCTGAAAGAGAAAAGTCTGAACTTTGCCGAACCGGCATCAGAAATGAAAACCTGCGATCACTATACGCAGTTTCCTCTCTATCTGGCAGGCGATAGCCAGGAGCATTACGGTATCCCGCATGGCTTTAGTTCACGCATCGCGCTGGAACGCTATCTGCAAGGCGTGTTTGGCGCCTGA
- a CDS encoding ABC transporter ATP-binding protein, producing the protein MPNNLLIDAQGLTIRSDDALLVDNIHLQLGRERVALVGESGSGKSLTARTLMGLLAPSLHLQAERLQVVGEDALHMRERDWSRLRGSKVAMVMQDPKYALNPTRTIGWQVEEPLVLHHRLSRAERKEKVCEMLDAVGLPDPRQLMKRYPHQLSGGMGQRVMLAIALITDPELLIADEPTSALDHAMRDQVLALIRRLVEQRNMGLLLISHDLQQVSEHCERVMVMYKGKLLDTLPAAALSHASHPYTRTLWACRPSKATHGTALPVLDRAALEQNHD; encoded by the coding sequence ATGCCAAATAATCTGTTAATTGATGCCCAGGGCCTGACCATTCGTAGCGATGATGCCTTGCTGGTCGACAACATCCACTTGCAGCTGGGGCGTGAACGTGTGGCGCTGGTCGGCGAGTCCGGCTCAGGCAAATCCCTCACCGCCCGCACCCTGATGGGCCTGCTGGCACCGTCGTTACATTTGCAGGCGGAACGTTTGCAGGTGGTCGGGGAGGATGCACTACATATGCGGGAGCGTGACTGGAGCCGACTGCGCGGTAGCAAAGTGGCGATGGTGATGCAGGACCCGAAATATGCACTCAACCCGACGCGCACCATCGGCTGGCAGGTGGAGGAGCCGCTGGTGCTGCATCATCGTCTGAGCCGTGCCGAGCGCAAAGAGAAGGTGTGCGAGATGCTGGATGCGGTGGGGTTGCCCGATCCACGCCAGTTGATGAAGCGTTATCCTCATCAGCTCTCCGGCGGTATGGGGCAGCGCGTGATGCTGGCGATTGCCCTTATCACCGATCCTGAACTGCTGATCGCCGATGAACCCACCTCAGCGCTCGATCACGCCATGCGCGATCAGGTGCTGGCGCTGATTCGTCGTCTGGTGGAACAACGCAATATGGGGCTACTGCTGATCAGCCACGATCTGCAACAGGTATCAGAGCACTGCGAACGGGTGATGGTGATGTACAAAGGCAAACTGCTGGACACGCTGCCTGCGGCGGCGTTGTCCCACGCCAGCCATCCTTATACCCGCACGCTGTGGGCCTGCCGACCGAGCAAAGCCACCCACGGCACCGCACTGCCGGTACTGGATCGTGCCGCTCTGGAGCAGAACCATGATTGA
- a CDS encoding ABC transporter ATP-binding protein produces MKHSKLNVRGVERVFTGPKGEQTQALQPIHYQVEENDFITILGPSGCGKSTLLRIIAGLDTPTRGEIWLDGQPVDGPGADRGMVFQSYTLFPWLTVEENIRFGLRERGLSAAQQKERSDYYIQQVGLRGFAQHYPRQLSGGMQQRTAIARALANDPKVLLMDEPFGALDNQTRVMMQELLLSVWEQSRKTVLFVTHDIDEAIFMANKVAIFSARPGRIKQEVAVNFNSGRDYTIKTSPEFMTLKAEITESIRSETLQTMAH; encoded by the coding sequence ATGAAACACAGCAAGCTGAATGTACGCGGGGTGGAGCGCGTATTTACCGGGCCGAAAGGCGAACAAACGCAGGCGCTGCAACCGATTCACTATCAGGTGGAAGAGAATGATTTCATTACCATTCTCGGGCCGTCCGGCTGTGGTAAATCGACACTGTTGCGTATTATCGCCGGGCTGGATACCCCGACGCGCGGAGAAATCTGGCTCGATGGGCAACCGGTAGATGGCCCGGGTGCGGACCGTGGCATGGTGTTTCAGAGCTACACGCTGTTTCCGTGGCTGACGGTGGAAGAAAATATTCGCTTCGGCCTGCGTGAACGTGGCCTGAGTGCCGCGCAGCAGAAAGAACGCAGCGATTATTATATCCAGCAGGTGGGCCTGCGCGGTTTCGCGCAACACTATCCGCGCCAGCTATCGGGTGGGATGCAACAGCGTACCGCGATTGCGCGCGCGCTGGCTAACGATCCCAAAGTCCTGCTGATGGATGAGCCATTCGGGGCACTGGATAATCAGACGCGCGTGATGATGCAGGAGCTGCTGCTGTCGGTGTGGGAGCAATCGCGTAAGACGGTGCTGTTTGTGACTCACGACATCGATGAAGCGATTTTTATGGCGAATAAGGTGGCGATTTTCAGCGCCAGGCCGGGGCGCATCAAGCAGGAAGTGGCGGTGAATTTTAACAGTGGGCGTGATTACACCATCAAAACCTCACCGGAGTTTATGACGCTGAAGGCGGAGATAACCGAGTCGATTCGTAGCGAAACGCTGCAAACCATGGCGCATTAA
- a CDS encoding ABC transporter permease, whose product MTQQLSELETLRPRRSRRRITSLSIGLTLIAILLVMAIFAPLLAPDDPNVQTIGMRLLPPSAAHWFGTDGFGRDLLSRVIYGTRPTLMLVTLILVLTIPVGLLVGITAGYVGGWTERVLMRITDIFLSLPNLVIALAFVAMLGPGLMNGALALALTSWPPFARQARAETLALRRSDYLAAARMQGITGLRLMFGHILPLCLPTAVVRAALSLGGIILSAAGLGFLGMGVQPPTAEWGSMVAEGSKVIFDQWWVAAAPGGAILLASLAFNLTGDGLRDQLDTRHAK is encoded by the coding sequence ATGACTCAACAACTCTCTGAACTGGAAACTTTGCGCCCGCGCCGCAGCCGTCGCCGCATCACCTCGCTCAGCATTGGCCTGACGTTAATCGCCATTCTGCTGGTGATGGCGATTTTTGCCCCGCTGCTGGCCCCTGACGATCCCAATGTGCAAACCATCGGCATGCGCTTGCTGCCGCCCTCCGCCGCCCACTGGTTCGGCACCGATGGTTTTGGTCGCGATCTGCTGTCGCGCGTGATTTATGGCACCCGCCCAACGCTGATGCTGGTAACATTGATTCTGGTGCTGACTATTCCGGTTGGCCTGTTGGTCGGTATCACCGCCGGTTATGTTGGCGGCTGGACCGAACGCGTTTTGATGCGCATTACCGATATCTTTCTTTCGCTGCCTAACCTGGTGATCGCACTGGCGTTTGTCGCCATGCTTGGCCCCGGTCTGATGAACGGTGCGCTGGCGTTAGCACTCACCAGTTGGCCGCCATTTGCCCGTCAGGCGCGTGCTGAGACTCTGGCATTGCGCCGCAGCGATTATCTCGCCGCCGCACGTATGCAAGGCATCACCGGCCTGCGCCTGATGTTTGGCCATATCCTGCCACTCTGCCTACCCACGGCGGTGGTGCGTGCCGCGCTGAGCCTTGGTGGCATCATTCTTTCCGCTGCCGGTTTGGGTTTCCTCGGGATGGGGGTACAGCCGCCGACCGCAGAATGGGGATCGATGGTAGCGGAAGGCAGTAAAGTGATTTTCGACCAATGGTGGGTCGCCGCTGCACCCGGCGGGGCTATTTTGCTTGCCAGCCTGGCGTTTAACCTGACAGGCGACGGCCTGCGCGATCAACTGGATACCCGTCATGCCAAATAA
- the speG gene encoding spermidine N1-acetyltransferase, which translates to MTVKLRPLEREDLHFVHQLDNNASVMRYWFEEPYEAFVELSDLYNKHIHDQTERRFVVEHDGQKAGLVELVEINHVHRRAEFQIIIDPAHQGKGLASQAAKLAMDYGFSVLNLYKLYLIVDQENEKAIHIYTKLGFEVEGVLKHEFFINGAYRNTIRMCIFQQQYLAQHKTPGAMVQPTAQ; encoded by the coding sequence ATGACGGTGAAATTGCGTCCGCTGGAGCGGGAAGATCTGCATTTTGTGCATCAGTTAGATAACAACGCCAGCGTGATGCGTTACTGGTTCGAGGAGCCATACGAAGCGTTTGTCGAGCTTTCGGACCTGTACAACAAACATATTCATGATCAGACCGAGCGTCGTTTCGTGGTTGAGCATGATGGGCAGAAAGCCGGGCTGGTGGAGCTGGTCGAGATTAATCACGTCCATCGCCGCGCTGAGTTTCAGATCATCATCGATCCGGCGCATCAGGGCAAAGGGCTGGCGAGCCAGGCCGCAAAACTGGCGATGGATTACGGATTTTCCGTGTTGAATCTCTACAAGCTCTACCTGATTGTCGACCAGGAGAATGAGAAGGCCATCCACATCTATACCAAGCTGGGTTTTGAGGTGGAGGGGGTGCTAAAACACGAGTTTTTCATCAACGGTGCGTACCGCAACACCATTCGTATGTGCATCTTTCAGCAACAATACCTGGCGCAACATAAAACGCCAGGGGCGATGGTGCAGCCAACCGCGCAGTAG
- the mmuP gene encoding S-methylmethionine permease: MQSEQNPPQENFKRTMKVRHLVMLSLGGVIGTGLFFNTGYIISTTGAAGTLLAYLIGALVVWLVMVCLGELAVAMPETGAFHVYAARYLSPATGYTVAWLYWLTWTVALGSSLTAAGFCMQYWFPTIPVWVWCLVFCIAIYLLNIVSTRFFAEGEFWFSIIKVITIVAFIILGAGAMFGFIPMKDGSAAPGLHNLTASGWLPHGTLPILMTMVAVNFAFSGTELIGIAAGETEQPQKALPLAIRTTVARLIVFFIGTVLVLAALIPMDQAGIVKSPFVLVFEKIGIPWAADIFNFVILTAILSAANSGLYASGRMLWSLANENTLPRCFARVNRRGIPVRAITISMIGGLLALFSSVIAPDTVFVALSAISGFAVVAVWLSICASHFMFRRHHLQQGGSLKDLVYRAPLYPLTPILGFLLCLLACVGLAFDPSQRIALWCGIPFVLFCYAAYHVTQRRKSSLKAEEANDVA, translated from the coding sequence ATGCAAAGCGAGCAAAATCCTCCGCAGGAAAATTTTAAGCGCACCATGAAGGTACGCCATCTGGTGATGTTGTCACTGGGCGGCGTGATCGGCACCGGTCTGTTTTTTAATACCGGTTATATCATCTCAACCACCGGTGCGGCCGGTACGCTGCTGGCGTATCTGATCGGTGCGCTGGTGGTGTGGCTGGTGATGGTCTGCCTGGGCGAGCTGGCGGTGGCGATGCCGGAAACCGGTGCGTTCCACGTTTATGCGGCACGCTACCTGAGTCCCGCCACCGGTTATACCGTGGCCTGGCTGTACTGGCTCACCTGGACTGTCGCGCTGGGTTCCAGTCTGACGGCCGCCGGATTCTGTATGCAATACTGGTTCCCCACCATCCCGGTGTGGGTCTGGTGCCTGGTGTTCTGTATCGCTATCTATCTGCTGAATATTGTCTCAACGCGTTTCTTCGCCGAGGGCGAATTCTGGTTCTCGATCATCAAGGTGATCACCATTGTCGCCTTTATTATTCTCGGTGCCGGGGCGATGTTTGGTTTTATCCCGATGAAGGATGGCAGCGCCGCGCCTGGCTTGCATAACCTTACCGCCTCCGGCTGGTTGCCGCATGGCACGCTGCCGATTCTGATGACGATGGTCGCGGTCAACTTTGCTTTCTCAGGCACCGAGTTGATTGGTATTGCGGCCGGTGAAACCGAGCAGCCGCAAAAAGCCCTGCCGCTGGCGATCCGTACCACGGTCGCGCGCCTGATTGTGTTCTTTATCGGCACGGTGTTGGTGCTGGCGGCGCTGATCCCTATGGATCAGGCCGGGATCGTGAAAAGCCCGTTTGTGCTGGTATTCGAGAAGATCGGTATTCCGTGGGCAGCCGATATCTTCAACTTTGTGATTCTCACCGCGATTCTGTCGGCAGCGAACTCCGGCCTGTACGCCTCGGGTCGTATGCTGTGGTCGCTGGCCAATGAAAACACCCTGCCGCGCTGCTTCGCCCGCGTGAATCGTCGTGGCATCCCGGTGCGGGCGATTACCATCAGCATGATTGGTGGCCTGCTGGCGCTGTTCTCCAGCGTGATTGCGCCGGATACCGTGTTCGTTGCGCTGTCAGCGATTTCCGGTTTTGCCGTGGTGGCGGTGTGGCTCAGTATCTGCGCATCTCACTTTATGTTCCGTCGTCATCATTTGCAGCAGGGCGGTTCGCTGAAAGATCTGGTGTATCGTGCGCCACTTTACCCACTGACGCCGATTCTCGGCTTTCTGCTGTGCCTGCTGGCATGTGTTGGTCTGGCTTTCGACCCGTCACAGCGCATTGCGTTGTGGTGCGGGATTCCGTTTGTTCTCTTCTGCTATGCCGCATACCATGTCACGCAACGACGTAAATCATCCCTGAAGGCTGAGGAGGCCAACGATGTGGCGTAA
- a CDS encoding redoxin NrdH encodes MRIIIYTKNNCVQCNATKNAMDRNGIDYQLINLDSQPEAIDNLKSLGYRQVPVVMTHDDHWSGFRPDKIASLRQLAAVGG; translated from the coding sequence ATGCGCATTATTATTTACACCAAGAACAACTGTGTCCAGTGCAACGCGACAAAAAATGCAATGGATCGTAATGGCATCGATTACCAACTGATTAACCTCGATTCCCAGCCTGAAGCTATCGACAACCTCAAATCCCTTGGCTATCGCCAGGTGCCGGTGGTGATGACCCACGATGACCACTGGAGTGGCTTCCGTCCCGATAAAATCGCCAGCCTGCGCCAACTCGCAGCTGTCGGGGGATAA
- the mmuM gene encoding homocysteine S-methyltransferase yields the protein MWRNPVAQALSQTDTLILDGALATELEARGCNLADTLWSAKVLMENPELIYQVHYDYFAAGAHCAITASYQATPQGFAQRGLDEAQSRALIQQSAALAQRARDDYRAASGTNAPLLVAGSIGPYGAFLANGAEYRGDYALPAAEMKAFHRPRVAALLEAGVDLLACETLPSFAEAQALVSLLAEFPDSSAWFSFTLRDANHISDGTPLSTVAALLNASPQVVAVGINCVALENVTPALRSLQALCTQPLLVYPNSGEQYDATSKTWHSAPSGCTLHDKFPEWQQAGARLIGGCCRTTPQDIAAIAACCQPQ from the coding sequence ATGTGGCGTAACCCGGTAGCGCAGGCGCTATCCCAAACCGATACCCTGATCCTTGATGGTGCGCTGGCAACCGAGCTGGAAGCGCGTGGCTGTAATCTGGCTGACACGCTCTGGTCGGCCAAGGTGTTGATGGAAAACCCTGAACTGATCTATCAGGTGCACTACGACTATTTTGCCGCCGGTGCCCATTGCGCCATTACCGCCAGCTATCAGGCCACACCGCAGGGCTTCGCGCAACGCGGCCTCGATGAAGCCCAGTCCCGGGCGTTGATTCAGCAGAGCGCGGCGCTGGCACAGCGTGCGCGTGATGATTATCGTGCGGCGTCTGGCACAAACGCTCCGTTGCTGGTGGCCGGGTCAATTGGCCCCTACGGCGCTTTTCTTGCGAATGGCGCGGAATACCGGGGTGATTACGCGTTACCGGCAGCGGAAATGAAAGCCTTCCATCGTCCCCGGGTCGCCGCGTTGCTGGAGGCCGGGGTCGATCTGCTGGCATGTGAAACCTTGCCATCATTCGCCGAAGCGCAGGCGCTGGTCAGCCTGCTGGCAGAGTTTCCGGACAGCAGTGCCTGGTTCTCCTTCACGCTACGCGATGCAAACCACATCAGCGATGGCACACCGCTGAGCACAGTTGCGGCGTTGCTCAACGCATCACCCCAGGTGGTGGCGGTAGGGATCAACTGTGTTGCGCTGGAGAACGTAACGCCCGCACTGCGTTCCTTGCAGGCGCTGTGTACGCAGCCGCTGCTGGTGTATCCCAACTCCGGTGAGCAATACGATGCCACCAGCAAAACCTGGCATTCAGCCCCGTCAGGTTGCACGTTGCATGACAAATTCCCTGAATGGCAGCAGGCAGGTGCCCGCCTGATTGGCGGTTGTTGCCGCACCACGCCACAGGATATCGCGGCGATTGCTGCCTGTTGTCAACCGCAATAA
- the nrdI gene encoding class Ib ribonucleoside-diphosphate reductase assembly flavoprotein NrdI: protein MFPLVYFSSQSENTHRFITRLGLPARRIPIDSTQRLHIDQPYILVVPSYGGGSARGAVPGQVIQFLNDEANRRGIRGVIAAGNRNFGAGFCLAGDIIAQKCQVPYLYRFELMGTPDDIANVKAGVTQFWQRQTPSTAQDLTTTP from the coding sequence ATGTTTCCACTGGTGTACTTTTCCAGCCAGTCGGAAAACACGCACCGATTTATCACACGTCTGGGCCTGCCTGCACGACGGATTCCCATCGACAGCACGCAGCGCCTGCATATCGACCAGCCCTATATTCTGGTGGTGCCAAGCTACGGCGGCGGCAGTGCCCGAGGCGCGGTGCCCGGACAAGTGATCCAATTCCTCAATGATGAAGCTAACCGACGCGGTATCCGCGGGGTGATTGCTGCCGGTAACCGCAACTTTGGTGCGGGATTCTGCCTGGCGGGCGACATCATTGCGCAGAAATGTCAGGTTCCCTATCTCTACCGCTTTGAGTTGATGGGAACCCCCGACGATATCGCTAATGTAAAAGCGGGAGTGACCCAATTTTGGCAACGACAGACACCCTCAACGGCGCAGGACTTGACTACCACGCCCTGA
- a CDS encoding ABC transporter substrate-binding protein, whose translation MGKPVQHAVRALTVAVILGGVLSAQAADTKVAIGISGWTGFAPLTLAEKAGIFKKHGLDVDVKMIPQSSRHLAVASGTIQCAATTVETYISWNAAGVPIKQIVQLDKSYGADGLATRSDITSIKDLKGKTVAVDAPGTSPYFLLAWMLDKNGLTMKDVHLATMAPQAAAQSFAAGQNDAAVTYEPYLSVIRNQPKSGKILATTLDYPMVMDTLGCTPTFLKEHPQAAKALVASYYDALEMIKQQPDKSNEIMGAAVKSTGKEFAESASYLRWAGPEENKKFFNGEIESFSDEAGKLLLRAGVIKKMPDVKSLYDASFVQ comes from the coding sequence ATGGGTAAGCCAGTGCAACATGCAGTTCGTGCGTTAACCGTGGCAGTGATATTAGGAGGCGTGCTCAGCGCCCAGGCGGCCGACACCAAAGTGGCGATAGGGATTTCCGGCTGGACCGGATTCGCACCGCTGACTCTGGCCGAAAAAGCCGGAATCTTCAAAAAACACGGCCTGGATGTCGATGTCAAAATGATCCCGCAAAGCAGCCGTCATCTGGCAGTGGCTTCCGGCACCATCCAGTGTGCTGCCACCACGGTGGAAACCTATATTTCGTGGAATGCGGCCGGTGTGCCGATCAAACAGATCGTCCAGCTGGATAAATCTTACGGGGCTGACGGTCTGGCCACCCGTAGCGATATCACCAGCATCAAAGATCTGAAAGGCAAAACCGTTGCTGTTGATGCGCCCGGGACATCACCTTACTTCTTGCTGGCGTGGATGCTGGATAAAAATGGCCTGACGATGAAAGACGTCCACCTGGCGACGATGGCACCGCAGGCGGCGGCACAGTCGTTCGCTGCCGGGCAAAACGACGCGGCGGTGACCTATGAACCTTATCTATCGGTAATCCGTAACCAGCCGAAATCCGGCAAAATCCTTGCCACCACCCTCGACTACCCAATGGTGATGGATACCCTCGGCTGTACACCAACGTTCCTGAAAGAGCACCCGCAGGCGGCGAAAGCGCTGGTGGCAAGCTATTACGATGCGCTGGAGATGATCAAACAACAACCGGATAAGTCGAACGAAATCATGGGTGCTGCGGTGAAATCCACCGGCAAAGAGTTTGCCGAGTCCGCCAGCTACCTGCGCTGGGCGGGACCGGAAGAGAACAAAAAATTCTTTAACGGTGAAATCGAAAGCTTCAGCGATGAAGCGGGCAAGCTGCTGTTACGTGCAGGCGTGATCAAGAAAATGCCGGATGTGAAGAGCCTGTACGACGCCAGCTTTGTGCAGTAA
- a CDS encoding DUF2002 family protein, with the protein MYLRPDEVASVLEKVGFEVDTLTTKIFGYRRGEDYVYVNREARMGRTALVIHPTLRERSLSFAEPALEMKTCDHYTQFPLYLAGETEEHYGIAHGFTSRASLKRYLQCIYGGSGALRESVATQG; encoded by the coding sequence ATGTATTTACGACCGGATGAGGTAGCGAGCGTACTGGAAAAAGTAGGCTTCGAAGTGGATACCCTTACCACCAAAATCTTTGGTTATCGTCGCGGCGAAGACTACGTCTACGTTAACCGCGAAGCGCGCATGGGGCGCACCGCACTCGTCATTCACCCGACACTGAGAGAGCGCAGCCTTAGTTTCGCTGAACCGGCTTTAGAGATGAAAACCTGCGATCATTACACGCAGTTTCCGCTCTATCTGGCGGGAGAGACCGAGGAGCATTATGGTATCGCCCATGGTTTTACCTCACGTGCTTCGCTGAAGCGCTATTTGCAGTGCATTTACGGTGGTTCAGGCGCGTTGCGGGAATCCGTAGCGACCCAGGGTTAA